One region of Mucilaginibacter sp. 14171R-50 genomic DNA includes:
- a CDS encoding YfhO family protein, translating to MNNWIKRNSEHLIVAAIFLVLTFAYFFNPIMQGKILYQGDVLQAQAMQKEIMDVKEATGHAPLWTNQMFGGMPSYQIWAKYGKNLTTYVIDVLKTVFPNPVDTILLYLFGAYLLFCTLKLNRWLAAAGAVAFAFSSYNFIYIDAGHANQAYAIAFFAPIVAGIIMTLRGQYITGGALTAFFLAMEIRSNHVQMTFYLLLAIIILVCIELYHAIKAKQTQPFFKSVAYLFAATILAVIVNAGSLWTTFEYSHYTIRGKPNLKSEKGATSSGLDKEYAYNWSQGVAECFTFFIPNAYGGGSATPAAENSETVKLLTGKNVDPAQAEQFVGQRMYWGNKPGTSGPWYFGAIVFFLFVLGLIIVKHRIKWWLLSAVLLSVFLSFGKNLPFLSDIFFNYFPLYNKFRAVESILVIASLCFPILGFLALNEVFVNRDKPYIFKKVKLAFYITGGLTLLMIALPGLFLSFKTADHQTFISGLTQAFQGNATMANQVANALVQDRQALERADAIRTLIFIALAFGLLYIVIKQKISTTFAALAFMGIILVDMWSVDKRYLKDDNFIPKEELGRAYTPREVDEFIMRDKDPDFRVIDLSLQDPFHDSRSSYFYKTVGGFHSARLRRFDELVENQFTKSINEDVLDMLNTKYIITADPKTGMASMHANATACGHAWFVKSVKYVKDADEEMLAISSFNPKEEAMIDQKYKSTVEAKPISIDPNATITLTSYTPEHLTYQTGSTANQVAIFSEIYYDKGWKMLIDGVEQPYYRANYLLRAATIPLGNHKVEFIFHPTSYYAGENISLAGSIILVLALAGAVYVERKKKQPEAKKA from the coding sequence ATGAACAACTGGATCAAGCGGAATAGTGAGCATCTTATTGTCGCTGCAATATTTTTGGTACTAACATTTGCCTATTTCTTTAACCCTATAATGCAGGGCAAGATATTGTACCAGGGCGATGTTTTGCAGGCACAGGCCATGCAAAAAGAGATAATGGATGTGAAGGAAGCCACCGGACACGCCCCCTTGTGGACAAACCAGATGTTTGGCGGTATGCCAAGCTACCAGATATGGGCTAAGTATGGTAAAAACCTTACTACCTACGTTATCGACGTCTTAAAAACGGTTTTCCCTAATCCGGTTGATACTATATTGCTGTACCTGTTTGGGGCTTACCTGTTATTTTGCACGTTAAAGTTAAACCGTTGGCTGGCAGCAGCAGGTGCGGTAGCTTTTGCTTTTTCATCCTATAACTTTATTTATATAGATGCCGGGCATGCCAACCAGGCTTACGCCATAGCATTCTTTGCGCCTATAGTAGCCGGTATCATTATGACGCTCAGAGGCCAGTATATCACCGGAGGGGCGTTAACCGCGTTCTTTTTAGCGATGGAAATAAGGTCAAACCACGTGCAAATGACCTTTTACCTGCTACTGGCAATCATTATACTGGTTTGTATCGAGCTTTACCACGCCATAAAGGCAAAACAAACCCAGCCTTTCTTTAAGTCGGTTGCATATTTGTTTGCCGCTACTATATTGGCAGTAATTGTAAATGCCGGGTCATTGTGGACAACCTTTGAATATAGCCACTACACCATACGCGGTAAACCAAACTTAAAAAGCGAAAAAGGTGCCACAAGTTCGGGCCTTGATAAAGAGTATGCTTACAACTGGAGCCAGGGCGTAGCCGAGTGTTTTACGTTTTTTATACCAAACGCTTATGGTGGCGGCAGTGCTACGCCTGCTGCTGAAAATTCAGAAACTGTAAAACTGCTTACCGGTAAAAATGTAGATCCTGCTCAGGCGGAGCAATTTGTTGGTCAGCGTATGTATTGGGGTAATAAACCGGGTACATCGGGCCCCTGGTATTTTGGTGCCATTGTGTTTTTCTTATTTGTTTTGGGCTTAATAATAGTTAAGCACAGGATAAAATGGTGGCTGCTTTCGGCGGTGCTGTTAAGCGTATTCCTTTCGTTTGGCAAAAATTTGCCTTTCCTGTCAGACATCTTCTTTAACTATTTCCCGCTATATAATAAGTTCAGGGCCGTAGAGTCAATTTTAGTCATCGCTTCGTTGTGCTTCCCTATATTGGGCTTTTTGGCGCTTAACGAAGTGTTTGTAAACCGCGACAAACCATACATCTTTAAAAAGGTTAAGCTGGCGTTTTACATAACAGGCGGTTTAACTTTACTGATGATAGCGTTACCGGGCTTGTTCCTCAGCTTTAAAACTGCCGATCATCAAACCTTTATTTCTGGGCTTACCCAGGCGTTTCAGGGTAACGCTACCATGGCCAATCAGGTGGCTAACGCCCTGGTTCAGGATCGCCAGGCTTTAGAACGTGCCGATGCCATACGCACCCTGATATTTATAGCGCTGGCCTTTGGCTTGCTTTATATCGTTATCAAACAAAAAATAAGCACAACCTTTGCCGCCCTTGCTTTTATGGGTATTATACTGGTTGATATGTGGAGCGTGGATAAACGCTACTTAAAAGACGATAACTTTATTCCGAAAGAAGAATTAGGACGGGCCTATACACCACGCGAAGTAGATGAATTTATTATGCGCGATAAGGACCCTGATTTTAGGGTGATTGATCTGAGCCTGCAAGATCCTTTCCACGATTCGCGCTCATCATACTTTTATAAAACAGTAGGTGGTTTCCACTCGGCCAGGTTAAGGCGTTTTGACGAACTGGTGGAAAATCAGTTCACCAAAAGCATAAACGAGGATGTACTGGACATGCTGAATACCAAATACATTATCACCGCCGACCCGAAAACAGGTATGGCAAGCATGCATGCTAATGCTACCGCATGCGGCCATGCATGGTTTGTAAAAAGCGTTAAGTATGTAAAGGATGCCGACGAGGAAATGCTGGCCATCAGCAGCTTTAACCCAAAGGAAGAAGCTATGATAGACCAGAAATACAAAAGCACGGTTGAAGCAAAACCGATAAGTATCGACCCTAATGCTACCATTACCTTAACCAGTTACACCCCCGAGCATCTAACATACCAAACAGGTTCAACTGCCAACCAGGTTGCAATATTTTCAGAGATCTATTATGATAAGGGCTGGAAAATGCTGATAGATGGTGTTGAGCAGCCATACTATCGCGCCAATTATTTGCTGCGTGCCGCAACAATTCCGTTGGGGAACCATAAGGTTGAATTTATTTTCCACCCTACCTCATACTACGCCGGAGAAAACATTTCGTTAGCCGGTTCAATTATCCTGGTACTGGCCTTGGCCGGCGCGGTGTATGTCGAACGTAAAAAGAAACAACCCGAAGCTAAAAAAGCATAA
- the upp gene encoding uracil phosphoribosyltransferase, whose amino-acid sequence MPTNTFILNKTNSIANQFLAELRDVNIQQDKYRFRKNQERLGEILAYEISKTLPYTATDVHTPLGTANVNQLADQPVIATILRAGLPFHQGFINFFDRADSAFVTACRKVKKSGAFTIQIDHISNPRLEGKTLIMCDTMLATGQSIVCVCKEIMAQYNLKALHIAAVIASTEGIAHVRANLPKVQVWACAVDDEMTSKAYIVPGLGDAGDLAFGEKA is encoded by the coding sequence ATGCCCACAAATACTTTCATCCTGAATAAAACCAATAGCATTGCCAACCAATTTTTGGCCGAGCTGCGCGATGTGAACATCCAACAGGATAAGTACCGTTTCCGCAAGAACCAGGAACGGCTGGGCGAGATACTCGCCTACGAAATAAGCAAAACCCTGCCTTATACGGCTACAGATGTACACACACCTTTGGGTACCGCCAATGTTAACCAGCTTGCCGACCAGCCGGTAATAGCAACTATTCTGCGTGCCGGGCTGCCCTTTCACCAGGGGTTCATCAATTTTTTCGACCGTGCCGATTCTGCCTTTGTAACAGCTTGTCGCAAAGTTAAAAAGAGCGGGGCGTTCACTATCCAGATAGATCATATTTCTAATCCCCGCCTGGAGGGCAAAACCCTGATCATGTGCGATACCATGCTGGCAACGGGGCAAAGCATTGTTTGCGTTTGCAAGGAAATTATGGCGCAATACAACCTTAAAGCCCTGCACATTGCCGCTGTGATTGCCAGCACCGAAGGTATAGCCCACGTACGGGCCAACCTGCCTAAGGTACAGGTATGGGCCTGTGCCGTTGATGACGAAATGACCAGCAAAGCTTACATTGTTCCGGGACTGGGTGATGCAGGGGATCTGGCCTTTGGGGAGAAGGCGTAA
- a CDS encoding glycosyltransferase family 2 protein has translation MKPVLSVITIVYNNARDIERTMLSVLNQTYSGIEYIVIDGASTDGTLDIVKRHENRIATLVSEKDKGIYDAMNKGLALATGDYVIFMNSGDEFYASDTVAKVFATAPDADIYYGETEMVNDARESLGRRRHNVPPKFTWRSFKYGMSVSHQGIYIKRSLVESYDPRYKLSADIDWIIRAAKKASKIVRVDGYVAKYLVGGMSKAKHKQSLLERFDIMKRHYGLIPTLFNHAVIAFNLGWYWLINRRTND, from the coding sequence ATGAAGCCAGTATTATCCGTCATCACGATAGTTTATAATAATGCGCGTGATATTGAGCGCACCATGCTTTCGGTATTAAACCAAACTTATAGCGGTATTGAATATATCGTGATCGACGGCGCATCAACTGATGGCACACTGGACATTGTTAAACGCCACGAAAACCGGATTGCCACCCTCGTCAGCGAAAAGGATAAAGGCATCTACGACGCCATGAACAAAGGCCTTGCCCTGGCAACGGGCGATTATGTGATATTCATGAACTCGGGCGATGAATTTTACGCATCCGATACCGTGGCCAAGGTATTTGCTACCGCGCCCGATGCGGACATTTATTACGGCGAAACCGAAATGGTGAACGATGCCCGCGAAAGCCTTGGCCGCCGCCGCCACAATGTCCCCCCAAAATTTACCTGGCGCAGTTTTAAATATGGCATGAGTGTAAGCCACCAGGGTATTTACATCAAACGTTCGCTGGTTGAGTCTTACGACCCCAGGTACAAGCTCAGTGCTGATATCGACTGGATTATACGCGCGGCTAAAAAAGCTTCGAAGATCGTTAGGGTTGACGGCTATGTGGCTAAATATTTAGTGGGCGGCATGTCAAAAGCTAAACACAAACAAAGCTTGCTGGAACGATTTGATATTATGAAACGCCATTACGGGTTGATCCCCACATTATTTAATCATGCGGTTATCGCCTTTAATTTGGGGTGGTATTGGTTGATAAACAGAAGGACGAACGATTGA
- a CDS encoding glycosyltransferase family 4 protein, with protein sequence MKVALINTSDAGGGAAEACMRLLKALQLQAVDVTMVVEHKKRNDPAVHSVEQVMFGRLRSKINFFRERIPFMLFRERDPSVRFAFSTANAGTDISKLDVIQQADIIHLHWTNSGFLSIADIKKLIALNKPIVWTLHDMWVFTGGCHYSGPCNHFKNQCGNCYFLRDPEDDDLSHDGWLRKKDMLSFAKNLSVVTCSNWLAGVAKQSTLLQTFSIQAIPNPIDTMLFSPKNKAAVRAKWRVDPSAKVILFGAANINDRRKGIIYLVEALQILKDKYAGDTPMEIVIFGKNKHFDTSVLPFPVHQLNTITSPADLAEIYSMADVFVSPSVEDNLPNMIMEAMSCGTPVAAFNTGGIPDLIDHKVNGYLAEFKSSADLAEGINNVLNVENHNKYAAIARNKVEQMFNNEKVAGQYIDLYRSVLNRVSV encoded by the coding sequence ATGAAGGTTGCCCTCATAAATACATCTGATGCCGGCGGCGGTGCCGCTGAAGCTTGTATGCGCCTGTTAAAGGCCCTGCAATTGCAGGCTGTAGATGTAACTATGGTTGTTGAGCATAAAAAACGCAATGATCCCGCGGTTCACAGCGTTGAGCAGGTCATGTTTGGCAGGCTGAGGTCGAAAATAAATTTTTTCAGGGAACGTATACCATTTATGCTTTTTCGCGAACGCGACCCGTCGGTACGGTTTGCATTTTCGACAGCGAACGCAGGCACAGATATTAGTAAACTTGATGTGATACAACAGGCGGATATCATCCACCTGCACTGGACCAACTCGGGGTTCCTGTCTATCGCGGATATAAAAAAGCTCATTGCCCTTAATAAGCCAATTGTTTGGACACTGCACGATATGTGGGTATTTACCGGCGGTTGTCATTATTCGGGGCCATGTAATCACTTTAAAAACCAGTGCGGCAATTGCTATTTTTTACGCGACCCGGAAGATGATGACCTATCGCATGATGGCTGGCTGCGCAAAAAAGATATGCTTAGCTTCGCAAAAAACCTGTCGGTTGTAACTTGCAGCAACTGGCTGGCGGGGGTAGCCAAACAAAGTACGCTGTTACAAACCTTCAGCATTCAAGCTATACCAAACCCTATTGATACGATGCTGTTTTCGCCAAAGAATAAAGCCGCGGTGCGCGCGAAATGGCGAGTTGACCCATCGGCTAAAGTAATTTTGTTTGGCGCTGCCAATATCAACGACAGGCGTAAAGGCATAATTTACCTGGTAGAAGCCCTGCAAATTTTAAAGGACAAGTACGCAGGCGACACGCCAATGGAAATAGTAATATTTGGTAAGAACAAGCATTTTGATACCAGTGTGCTGCCTTTCCCGGTGCACCAGTTAAATACGATAACATCCCCGGCTGATCTGGCCGAAATATACAGTATGGCCGATGTTTTTGTATCGCCGTCAGTAGAAGATAACCTGCCGAATATGATCATGGAAGCTATGAGTTGTGGTACACCTGTAGCGGCCTTTAATACCGGCGGCATCCCCGATCTAATAGACCATAAGGTGAACGGGTACCTGGCGGAGTTTAAATCGTCGGCGGACCTTGCCGAGGGTATAAATAACGTGTTAAATGTAGAAAACCATAATAAATATGCCGCTATTGCCCGTAATAAAGTAGAGCAGATGTTTAATAATGAAAAGGTAGCCGGGCAATATATTGACCTGTATCGGTCAGTTTTAAACCGCGTAAGCGTATGA
- a CDS encoding DUF4834 family protein, whose amino-acid sequence MGLIRFLIIAICSLYIIRSLVRIFLPMLFNSVINKAQEQARQQQQDYYQQQQPKADGRVRVDYKPDAKSSVPDSEGEFVDYEEIK is encoded by the coding sequence ATGGGTTTAATACGTTTTTTAATAATTGCCATTTGTTCGCTATATATCATACGCAGCCTGGTGCGTATATTTTTGCCTATGCTGTTTAACAGCGTAATAAATAAAGCACAAGAGCAGGCGCGTCAGCAACAGCAGGATTACTATCAGCAACAGCAACCAAAGGCAGATGGCCGTGTACGGGTTGATTATAAACCCGATGCAAAAAGTTCCGTTCCGGATTCTGAGGGAGAATTTGTAGATTACGAAGAAATAAAATAA
- a CDS encoding UDP-2,3-diacylglucosamine diphosphatase, with protein MAKREVDIVIISDVHLGTYGCHAKELLKYLKSIKPKMLILNGDIIDIWQFSKSYWPEAHMKVVRRILKFVTEGIPVYYLTGNHDEMLRKFTDFNLGTFQLLDKIVLNIDGKKAWIFHGDVFDVTMQHSKWLAKMGAVGYDTLILINSFTNWLLTAIGKPKMSFSQKIKAKFKDAVKFINQFEQTAADLAVEKAYSYVICGHIHHAEIREIRSTEQNGSVLYLNSGDWVESLTALEYNNKQWTVFKYRAEDFKQDNDEDDLTDAEDLDAKLDVTKLLERFKQETR; from the coding sequence ATGGCAAAACGCGAAGTAGATATAGTCATCATTTCTGATGTGCACTTAGGCACATATGGGTGCCACGCCAAAGAACTCCTAAAATACCTTAAAAGTATCAAGCCTAAAATGCTTATCCTTAACGGGGATATCATTGATATATGGCAATTCAGCAAATCGTACTGGCCCGAAGCGCACATGAAGGTGGTACGCCGCATCCTTAAATTTGTTACCGAGGGCATCCCGGTGTATTATCTTACCGGCAACCACGATGAGATGCTGCGTAAATTCACCGATTTTAACTTGGGCACCTTTCAGCTGCTCGATAAGATAGTACTGAACATCGACGGTAAAAAAGCCTGGATATTTCACGGCGATGTGTTTGATGTTACCATGCAGCACTCTAAATGGCTGGCTAAAATGGGTGCTGTGGGCTACGACACCTTGATCCTGATCAACAGCTTCACCAACTGGCTGCTTACCGCCATAGGAAAACCAAAGATGAGCTTTTCTCAAAAAATTAAGGCGAAGTTTAAGGACGCTGTAAAATTTATTAACCAGTTTGAGCAAACCGCTGCCGATCTGGCTGTCGAAAAAGCGTATAGTTATGTTATTTGCGGGCACATACACCATGCCGAGATCAGGGAGATACGATCAACCGAACAAAACGGCTCGGTGCTATATCTTAACAGCGGCGACTGGGTAGAAAGCCTTACCGCGCTGGAATACAACAACAAGCAGTGGACTGTTTTTAAGTACCGGGCCGAGGACTTTAAGCAAGATAACGACGAAGACGACCTAACTGACGCAGAGGACCTTGACGCCAAGCTGGATGTAACTAAACTGCTGGAAAGATTTAAGCAGGAAACGCGGTGA
- a CDS encoding DinB family protein encodes MNPTKERRAIDNALDKYHELVDTYPDEQFAKTPPIGGWSYSEVYDHILKSTLAASIALERCTHNNCPPTKQGPNFWGRYLLITGLFPPFKVQVPQEVAAKIAPTKIDKEEAKNLLVKTRRRIDGVSMLISDAPKNARWQHPRLGMLNAAQWFKFIRVHLQHHLKQLDRIQNSFAKNG; translated from the coding sequence ATGAACCCAACCAAAGAGCGGCGTGCCATTGATAACGCGTTAGATAAGTACCACGAACTGGTAGATACCTATCCCGATGAGCAGTTTGCCAAAACACCCCCTATTGGCGGTTGGAGCTACTCGGAAGTTTACGACCATATCCTTAAATCAACCTTAGCCGCAAGTATTGCCCTGGAGCGTTGTACACACAACAATTGCCCCCCTACTAAGCAAGGGCCAAACTTTTGGGGCCGCTATTTACTCATAACCGGCTTGTTCCCTCCGTTTAAAGTACAGGTGCCCCAAGAAGTAGCCGCCAAAATAGCGCCTACTAAAATTGATAAAGAGGAAGCCAAAAACCTGCTGGTAAAAACCCGTAGGCGTATTGATGGTGTAAGCATGCTGATAAGCGATGCGCCCAAAAACGCCCGATGGCAGCACCCGCGTTTGGGCATGCTTAACGCAGCGCAATGGTTCAAATTTATTCGCGTACACTTACAGCACCATTTAAAACAGCTGGACAGGATACAAAATAGTTTTGCAAAGAATGGTTAA
- the uvrB gene encoding excinuclease ABC subunit UvrB — protein sequence MDFKITSQYVPTGDQPSAIKQLVEGVNNGDPFQTLLGVTGSGKTFTIANVIEQTQKPTLILSHNKTLAAQLYGEFKQFFPENAVNYFVSYYDYYQPEAFIPSSNTYIEKDLQINEEIEKLRLRTTSALMSGRRDVIVVSSISCIYGMGNPEDFANSVFKFAVGTRISRNAFLHRLVEILYARTTADFKRGTFRVKGDTVDIFPAYMDYAYRISFFGDDIEELSTFDITTGKTIEKMTHMVVYPANLYVAPRERFQQSVWAIQEELETRKKQFIDDGRFIEAKRLEERVNYDLEMIRELGYCSGIENYSRFFDGRAPGMRPFCLLDYFPDDYLMVIDESHVTVPQIRAMYGGDRSRKISLVDYGFRLPAAMDNRPLNFQEFERLAPQTIYVSATPADFELEKSGGVVVEQVIRPTGLLDPVIDVRPVINQVDDLLDEVDKTIKMGDRVLVTTLTKRMAEELAKYMDRLGIKCRYIHSEVKTLQRVEILRGLRLGEFDVLIGINLLREGLDLPEVSLVAILDADKEGFLRSERSLIQTIGRAARNDRGRVIMYADSITDSMQITIDETNRRRELQIKYNQEHGIIPKTVGKSKEEIMEQTSVVDFKGGVQQAYVETDTLTLAADPIVQYMTKADLKKSIENTRKDMVAAAKNMDFLLAAKLRDEMFALEKTMEEKFS from the coding sequence ATGGATTTTAAAATAACTTCTCAATACGTACCTACCGGCGACCAGCCAAGCGCCATTAAACAACTGGTTGAGGGGGTAAACAACGGCGACCCGTTTCAAACCCTTTTAGGGGTAACCGGTTCGGGCAAAACGTTTACCATTGCCAACGTAATTGAGCAAACGCAAAAGCCTACGCTGATCCTCAGCCATAACAAAACACTGGCGGCACAGCTTTACGGCGAGTTTAAGCAGTTTTTCCCTGAAAACGCGGTGAACTATTTTGTATCTTATTATGATTACTACCAACCCGAGGCATTTATCCCCTCGTCAAACACCTATATCGAAAAGGACCTCCAGATAAACGAGGAGATAGAAAAGTTGCGTTTGCGCACCACATCGGCGCTCATGAGCGGCCGCAGGGATGTGATTGTAGTGTCGTCCATATCCTGCATTTACGGTATGGGTAATCCCGAAGATTTTGCCAATTCGGTATTTAAATTCGCGGTGGGTACACGTATCAGTCGTAACGCATTTTTGCACCGCCTGGTGGAGATATTATACGCCCGCACCACCGCCGATTTTAAACGCGGTACGTTTCGGGTTAAGGGCGATACCGTTGATATCTTCCCTGCGTATATGGACTATGCTTACCGGATCAGCTTTTTTGGTGATGATATCGAGGAACTGAGCACATTTGACATCACCACCGGGAAAACCATCGAAAAGATGACTCACATGGTAGTTTACCCCGCCAACCTATACGTTGCCCCGCGCGAGCGCTTTCAGCAATCGGTTTGGGCCATACAGGAAGAACTGGAAACCCGTAAAAAGCAGTTTATTGATGATGGCCGCTTTATTGAAGCCAAGCGCCTGGAAGAAAGGGTTAACTACGACCTGGAGATGATACGCGAGTTGGGGTATTGCAGCGGTATAGAAAACTATTCGCGTTTTTTTGACGGCCGGGCACCGGGTATGCGCCCCTTTTGCCTGCTGGATTATTTTCCTGATGATTACCTGATGGTAATTGATGAGAGCCACGTAACTGTACCACAAATAAGGGCTATGTATGGCGGCGACAGGTCGAGGAAGATATCGCTGGTTGATTATGGTTTCCGCTTGCCTGCGGCGATGGATAACAGGCCGCTAAACTTTCAGGAATTTGAGCGCCTTGCCCCGCAAACTATTTATGTAAGCGCTACCCCGGCCGATTTTGAACTGGAAAAATCAGGAGGTGTGGTGGTTGAGCAGGTAATACGCCCAACCGGCTTGCTCGACCCTGTTATTGATGTTCGCCCGGTGATAAACCAGGTAGATGATTTGCTTGACGAGGTAGACAAAACCATAAAGATGGGCGACCGCGTATTGGTTACTACCCTTACCAAGCGCATGGCCGAAGAACTGGCTAAGTACATGGACAGGCTGGGCATAAAATGCCGGTACATTCACTCGGAAGTGAAAACTTTACAGCGTGTAGAGATACTTCGCGGTTTGCGCCTGGGCGAATTTGATGTATTAATTGGTATCAACTTATTGCGCGAAGGGTTAGACCTGCCCGAGGTATCGTTAGTGGCAATTTTAGATGCAGATAAAGAGGGTTTCCTGCGTTCGGAGCGCTCGCTGATACAAACCATTGGCCGCGCCGCCCGTAATGACAGGGGTAGGGTTATTATGTATGCCGATTCCATAACAGACTCGATGCAGATAACGATCGACGAAACCAACCGCCGGCGCGAGTTACAGATAAAATACAACCAGGAACACGGCATTATACCCAAAACGGTTGGTAAATCAAAAGAGGAAATAATGGAGCAAACATCCGTTGTAGACTTTAAAGGCGGTGTACAGCAAGCCTATGTTGAAACGGATACCCTGACCCTTGCCGCCGACCCGATAGTACAGTACATGACCAAAGCCGACCTGAAAAAGTCTATCGAAAACACGCGAAAGGACATGGTTGCTGCCGCAAAAAATATGGACTTTTTACTGGCCGCCAAACTGCGCGACGAAATGTTCGCGCTGGAAAAAACGATGGAAGAGAAGTTTTCGTAA
- a CDS encoding DUF4279 domain-containing protein has protein sequence MDEIIKPNEVDLRLIIIDFEDITHDDITLMTGVKPTYIRTKGQPRNPKQVDSPLWPNNLWSMNSGLGVHASFEDQMNRLLDIIENNIEVFNNLCSKYYCEFACALMVYKDNGESTPSVHLDERYNQVVKTLNIEFDIDLYVF, from the coding sequence ATGGATGAAATTATAAAACCTAATGAGGTTGACTTACGATTAATTATCATCGACTTTGAAGATATAACACACGACGATATCACTTTAATGACCGGCGTTAAACCTACTTACATTAGAACGAAAGGCCAACCAAGAAATCCTAAACAAGTTGATTCCCCGCTGTGGCCTAATAACTTATGGTCGATGAATAGCGGATTGGGGGTTCACGCATCTTTTGAAGATCAGATGAATAGACTTCTTGATATTATTGAAAACAACATAGAAGTATTCAATAATCTTTGTTCAAAATATTATTGTGAATTCGCGTGTGCATTAATGGTTTATAAAGATAACGGAGAAAGCACTCCCTCTGTGCATTTAGATGAAAGATACAACCAAGTCGTAAAAACACTCAACATTGAGTTTGATATTGACCTTTACGTCTTTTAA
- a CDS encoding YjjG family noncanonical pyrimidine nucleotidase, whose translation MALYKSYKHVFFDLDHTIWDFDKNAEETLHELYSTYKLKDIGLHSADLFIETYTRHNHRLWAQYHLGEITKNELREERFKSTFIELGVQPNLMPADFEDAYVSLGPTKTNLFPHAHETLAYLQSKYTLHLISNGFKEATEMKVAGTDLAPYFKNIIISEVVGVNKPDPEIFKHAIELAGATIPESVMIGDSIEADIRGAMGVGMDAIYFNPFNLEKPADVAVQISHLKELTLLL comes from the coding sequence ATGGCGCTATATAAATCCTACAAACACGTTTTCTTCGACCTTGACCACACCATTTGGGATTTTGATAAGAACGCCGAGGAGACCCTGCACGAGCTTTACAGCACTTACAAGCTAAAAGATATTGGCCTGCACTCCGCCGACCTGTTCATTGAAACCTATACGCGCCACAACCACCGCCTTTGGGCGCAGTATCATTTGGGCGAGATAACAAAAAATGAGCTGCGCGAAGAACGGTTCAAATCTACGTTCATTGAACTTGGCGTACAACCCAACCTGATGCCCGCCGATTTTGAGGATGCCTATGTTAGTTTGGGGCCAACAAAAACTAACCTTTTTCCGCACGCGCATGAAACACTGGCCTACCTGCAAAGCAAATACACGTTACACCTTATTTCGAACGGGTTTAAAGAAGCTACCGAGATGAAGGTTGCGGGTACTGATCTTGCGCCCTATTTTAAAAATATCATCATATCCGAAGTAGTTGGCGTTAACAAACCCGATCCGGAGATATTTAAGCATGCAATTGAACTGGCCGGTGCAACCATCCCTGAAAGCGTAATGATAGGCGACAGCATTGAGGCGGATATACGCGGCGCTATGGGCGTGGGTATGGATGCTATTTATTTTAACCCTTTTAACTTAGAAAAACCTGCGGACGTAGCCGTGCAAATCAGTCATTTAAAAGAGTTAACTTTACTATTATGA